tttgtgccAAAGAGTTTGGCCATTTTTGTGTTCTTGTTTTGTTCATTTCCATGGGTCGACATTTCTCtgtttttcagacatacaatatataaaaatgtaggtaatatttattaacatatttttaaaaaatttaaatttttgttgaTCCGAACTCAAACCAActcgatcatttttttcggatTAGCTATCGAGTGTAATTCGATCTGATCCAAACCTGAAAACCTTAAATCCAAACCTAGTTTTTTTTGGATTAACCGTATTGGTGAGTCTTTGATTTTGACAGCCATGCTTTTCCTTaatgttaaatttattattcGGTGCCAAAAAGTAATAATTAAACAACCCTAGTCAGAAAACTTGGTGACTGATTCTCCGACGGCGCCACCTTACTCCGCCGCGATGGCCAGCCTCACCACCACCCCTTCTGCTTATCTCAAGCAATCCCTTTCTCTTACTGGAACACGACAAATTTCATCTCCCAAGACCAAATGCTACAGctccaacttcaccaccacacACCACGCGTTGTCGTATTCTTCTGCGGGAATAGCCAAAGGAACTTCCCAAATTACATCTGTGTCCCTTGTGGATTCATCTTCCCACAAAAGAACTACCAATCCAATAATAGTTATCGATAATTACGATAGCTTCACTTATAATCTCTGCCAAGTGAGTTCTCGGTATTTTAAACTAATTCATTCATTTACATTGAGTGCTCTCCAATATGGTGTCAGTTTTTTCTTATGTTCATTGTGTTTGTGTCGGATATTTCAGTATATGGGTGAGCTGGGATGTGTATTTGAGGTTTATAGAAATGACGAGCTCACCATTGATGAGCTAAAAGGGTAAGGAGTTTGCCATTGAATGGTTATGTTCGGTGATCTTTATTTTCTTCTTGGTGTATTCGATTCCTAGGAGACATTTGATGCATTACATTGATAAATTTGTTAAGTACCTGTAGAACTTCTTTTCATTGATTGTGTGGGTGTGGGAAATTTATCGTAGCGATTCAAAAAATTTGCTGGGACTTGCAGGAATAACATGATGTTAATATGACTTGTTTTTATTTGTGTGCAAAACACATAGGAAGTGTGATTATTTGTCATACCGGACTGGTTAATAGCTGACCGCCATTTCTCTCTCACAGGAAAAAACCCAGAGGTGTATTAATATCACCTGGACCTGGTAAgaatttgttgttgtttgtgTAACTCGTCATTTATCATTGTGCACCATAGGagttcttctcttttttttctatgAATTAGGTACACCTCAAGATTCGGGCATATCGCTACAGACTGTGTTGGAGCTTGGTCCTACGGTGCCACTATTTGGTGTCTGTATGGGACTACAGTGCATGGGGGAAGCGTTCGGAGGTGATTTTTTGTATCTGTGATGTATTTACATCATTTGGTTTTCTTCGATGTCATTGATACACATCAACCTTTTTCTGCTTTTATGTTCAAATAAAAGTATATGATATGTGAACAATTTACATGGAATAGAAACATGGAAATCATGTGTATCCAAAAATGAAGTCGTGATTGAATGTGGTCTGAATTAACACATAGCAGGATCAAGTTTCTTGATTACTGCAGTTTGACTTAGTTGTCGTAACTGGGAAAAGTACAAAATCTTTGTAAATTGTAAAATAGGGTGTGGAAACTGGAAAGTATGAAACAGAATTTAAACCACCTTATTGCTGCAAAAAACTTAATATCGTGCGAACAAATTCGGTGTGATACGAGGATAAGAATGTTGGATAGCTTAAACTCTTTTGACTTGTCATAATTGCCAAAAACATAAATAGCCACAAGAAATAATAAGTGCATATTTCCACTTGAACTCGTTGTTGGGACTAAAGCTTAATACTGTCCACAATAATGTATAATTAAAGGGACTAGGACAGTGAAGAGCGGGACTAGGACAGTGTAGAGCTTGAGCTTGAGCTTTTGACACCTCTAATCCTTTAATATACATCCATTACTATAGCATCTGCATCTTTAAGCATTTTCAGTTTTTTGTGCAAACTTTCAACATCAATTTTAACTAATAAATATCTGCATAAAATTTAGAAAGCAGAAGCCTTTATTGTCTTTTATCCTCTGTCTTTCCCTTTCCTTGCCTTCACCATCTCTTTTTGTCAACCTGGAGAAGAGCCAAATGTGTTAGTAAATATGTGGTTGCTATGATGTGGGGGGAGTTGGtgatattttggtataaaaGTTTGATAAACGTACAAGTAAGCAAAACGAGATTTTGTTTGATTcaaaacattatttattattttgtaaacaCGGCTGTTCACTAGAAGTGTGACACTACCATGCTACACTTGGCACTTTTCTAACACTCACTTGCTTTATTCTCAATACCTATTAATTGTTAGGCTAGAATTTCATGTTTTCCCTATGATCCCTAACCCTTGTATCTTGCCCCCAAATGCATGTAGTTTAGAAAAATTCAGTAGTAAATAAGACACCATCTCCTAGTATAATCACTCTGGGACTTCATTGTTCTGTTTAAACTCCATATGAAAATGATTGAACAGTTATCATTTCATATGGTTTAGATTATAAATGTACAAACTTTCAACCTTATTATTTCTTGTCCCTATGTTTAGGGCCTTTAGCCTTTAGGTATTTGTAAATTGATTAGGATTTTAAGTCCAATTCCCGTTTTAATTGTGGGCATGGAAGTTGGATTGGTAGTCATGGTTTCGTATCTTGAaatagaaaatcaaaatttctaaAGAGGCCCCCTCAACTTCCATGTTCCATAAGACATGTCACTTTGTGTTTTAGATTTGGTATGGAGCGACATTTGAAATATGTACCTGATGCTTGCCCTTGAGGCACTATTgatgcaatttttgaaaatgttctGAAACAGGCTATTTTCTCTCATTCTTTTCTCCTCTAAAATGGATCTCTCTGTTTTACAGGTAAAATTGTTCGATCTCCTTATGGTGTTGTGCATGGAAAAAGTTCTCTTGTGTACTACAATGAAGGTGGGGAAGATGGCTTGTTTGCTGGCTTACCGAAGTAAGTTTCTGTTGACTGCCTATCAAATGTCACTCTTGAAGTGTGCTTCACAACATACTCATTTTCTCAAATCAGCTAGTAACAAAAATTTGTCTGTACCAGTATATGTTCTTCGTCATCTAACACAGTCAGTATTAACATCATCTTACATTTCTTCACTTCGAGTTGGTCGTTTGATGTGATTTTTGTTTCCAGCCCTTTTACTGCTGGTAGATATCATAGCCTGGTGATTGAGAAGGAAAGCTTTCCTAGTGATGTCCTTGAGATAACTGCATGGACAGAAGATGGATTGGTAATGGCTGCTCGTCACAAAGTACATAGGCACATACAGGTAGTTTTACTCGGCTATGTTTGGGGAATTTTGATTCCAGAAACCTTATTTTTTTTCCActctgcttttttttttcttcaacatttaaagcaCCCTGCTTTTGTATAAAGATTTGCAACGTAGGTCACACTTACCTTTTTTTGTCTACTTTTTTGGTGGTTTAATCTGGACTGGCAAAAGCAATTTATTTCCCTGATTTCATGTCTTTATTTCGAAATGAAACTTTTCGTGGGAGTTGGAGGGAGGAAAGTGTTTCTAATGAAAGATTTATTCATGAGAATTTGCATGGATAATTGGTACGTTAAAACAAAAAACTGGAGtgatttatttatatgtgtcaATTATGGTGCGCGCGTGTTCTATTCATAGAATGTAGTTGAATGCAACCACGGTTGCGTAACATGTTATCACAAAAAGCAACATGACAGCTATAGAAATACAAGTTGTGGTGTGTCGAAGAGTATTTCGGCAGCACAATGTATGTCAATATATTATCGTAGGTGTctctcactcattcatatcatAGAGCTGTAGATAACAAGAAAGAAATCACATTCTTACTATTCCTTTCCGAAtccaaatattattaatattttttcttgattattgTAGGGAGTTCAATTCCACCCAGAAAGTATAATCACAGCCGAAGGTAAAACCatagttcaaaattttatcaaattgATGGAGAGAAAGGAGGCTGAATCCAAGAAACTAGAATCTTGAAATATTTTGGGAATTGACTGTTTCATAACATTGTTTTTTACGCAAGATTTGTGATTCCCGGGAAACATGAAAAGCTCTTTGGAGGATGTATTTCTGATAGCTTTTGATAATAATATGTCTAGGGTGTATTTGGATTGATTAATTTGGGATCGTGAAATTCATGATTCCAAATTCCCGATTCAATGGCAGAATAGTGATTGAATGTctttgtttcaagaaatattTGTGTACATACAAAAGCCctttcttttataaaaaaaaaattggtcaaCCTGAACCTGAGACTCTCTCACATTTGTGAGAGTATGATATCACCAAGCCAAATTGGCTTGGGAATGtcaatcaaattttgaacatgACAAAGCAGGAAATTACCAGAAATTTAATCTGGGGTTGGCGCATTAATCAAgcatcatttgattgaagaaataGCATGATATTTAGAGCAAGAGAGCAGTAGTGTTGGTACATGCAATTAGGAGTGAGCATTATATCGGTTAAATCGAATTAATCTACTGAACTGAATGTTTAAAcgaaatttgttttaattttatataatatcgGTTTGGTTTCcgtataataataatgaaaaaaattggtTAACCGaataatttgataattaaattttgaaacaaaactcAACCATGGAATGTTAAGGCCTCAACCACTTCTGAATTTGAATTGAATACATTTTCAACCACACTCACACTCTTTGGTTATTCTCTTTTAGTTCGAGTTTGCAATTTTTGCTCATGATACACTAAGAAATCGACAAAAATTTATATCAGTATATTGTTTAATAACTTTAAGAGTTTGACAAACTACAATTAAAAAAGttcaaaatgataaataataagttttaaATCTTAGCAATTTGAGTTAATGTTTCATTTTTTtacgaaaaatatattttaaaagtttatatttttaatatttaaaatgaaaattacgtgaaaaataagaaaaatatggaATCTTTACTGTTAACAAAACATAGACATCCAAAATGAAGATGATAATATATACTATCACCAAGAAAAATAGATGTTCTatgtttatatatgtgtgtgttatAACTTACACACACAGATTTTTctaagagaatttttttttttgatttctctaatatttgattttttttaaaaaaagaatattatttcgGTTAATCAATCAGTTAGAGCAATTCAACTTCTTCAGATTTAAGAAAAAGGAATAGCTGAGTCCACTGCCACTCAGGTACAATAATTGGaaccaaaaagaaaaagaaaaaatctatcaatttttgttaaataatggAATCTTTATTTACAAATGTTGTAAACCCATGAATTCTTTGTGATGTTGTGTGGATTTGGTCAtttgtgggttttttttttactgcTCAATTCATAGGTCATTTTCCCTCTTTTCTGGGGCACACAATGTCGCAATGCATGTGCTTGTCAGCTGTGCTTGCTATCATTGTATAGCTGACTCtcttttgtgttattttttacttttcttGAAATCTCAAACATTTTAGGAATTTGTGACCATGAATTTTGTCAGATTTATAATATCTTCATACATGCCtgcatatgtttttttattggtAGACAAAGCCCAATATTCATTCGTCGGTTAATAATTTCCATGAGAATTGAAAAAGAAGACACTTTAAGGATTTTGATTTCTGAGTTTTGTTACTTTATATCTTTTTGAAAAGCCCTTTTACTGAATCGGGTGATGGGTTATTTAACACACTCAGTTTCATGTGTAATATGGCTTCTTGGGTTGTCATTTTTGGTGGGAAAATGTTTCAGTCTTTTAAATATTGAGCAAGAAAATGATAGGATTAAACAGTTACCTGGGGAGCCATCAAATGTTGGATTCAATCAGTATTCTGGTTATGTAACTGTAAATCAACAGGCAGGGAGAGCACTATTTTATTGGTTGACCGAGGTTCCTACAGATAGAGACCCTGATTCGAGGCCATTGGTTTTGTGGCTTAATGGAGGGCCTGGGTGTTCTTCTATAGGTTATGGAGCTTCCGAAGAAATCGGGCCTTTTCGGATTAATTCTGATGGGAAAACCCTTTATCTCAATCCTTATTCTTGGAATTATTGTATGTAGGATCTTGATgtgaaattttgaattattttggtGTGAATGTGATTCTGATTTCCTTGATTGTTTTAATTTGCTTTGGCAGTGGCAAATTTGCTTTTCTTAGAGTCTCCTGCTGGTGTTGGTTTTTCGTATTCAAATACTTCATCGGATTTGTATAATGCAGGTGATAATAGGACAGGTAATATCTCAGGAATCTGAAATTTTGATTCTTAAGAATGCTGTTCTTACCTGTCAAtggaaatatgtttttttttattgtgctGTGATACGTGAAATACATGTAAGTGCAATTGCAGCTTATAGTATGTTTGAGATTGTACCAAGAACTATCGCTGACAGTAAAGTAACGTcgaaattcaaatcttttataCCACGTAACTGCCAAAATCAAGCGTCATGTAGGCATCTATAATTGTTGCTTCCTAACAATCATTCTTCTGACAACGGCACCAATTTGCAACTCATGAGAATTGAGTATGAGATAATGGCTATGATGCTAGTTGTGGGACATGTTTCTTGTTTTATCAAATGTTATAGCTGATTGTATTGGTacaattcaatttttatttttagtatcaCATCTCAAGTGCCATGTTAAACCGAGCACCAAACACGTAGCCAAACAGGGTAGCAGTTTGCTCCTCAGCATTGATATAAAACTTGAGATCCCAAGTAAATGCGAGTGATCCTGTGCATGATTTATCGCTGCAAAATGAATCTGGTGTATGTATAAATAAAACTGTGCGTCACGGAAAGAATCGTGATTTCTTTAACATCTGCTTTGTTTTGCATTCTTGGTTTTTGAATGTCTTGGATATTGGTTGAATGAATTTGTAGCTGAAGATGCATATGTTTTCCTGCTCAACTGGTTTGAAAGATTTCCTCAGTACAAGTGTAGAGAGTTTTACATTGCTGGAGAAAGCTATGCAGGTTTGAACTGTTCTGTCTTTTCGAATACACAAGTCAATGATATGAAACAGTTAGTCAGTGAATAGCAGATAATCCCGGCCTTTCCACTCTTCTTTTCAGGGCATTATGTTCCTCAATTATCTCAAGTCGTGTATGAAAGAAACAAGGGAATTCAAAATCCAGTGATCAATTTCAAGGGATTCCTGGTATTAGATTTTATAGTTTACACAATATTCAGATTAAATTATAGTCACAACAGTTCAATATTAGAAGCTTTGGCTTATTCTTTATGTTTGAAACGTCACTAATTAGGTGGGAAATGCTGTCACTGATGATTACCATGACTATATCGGCACATTTGAGTATTGGTGGACTCATGGTTTAATTTCAGATTCAACTTACAAAATGCTACGCATAACATGTGACTTAGGATCCGCGACTCATCCTTCGACAGTGTGCCTTAAATATCTTGATATCTCGGATAAAGAGATGGGGAATATTGACCCATACAGTATTTACACTCTCCCTTGCAATGGAACTTCTTCACTTAATCGCCGAAGGAGCCACTATGTAAGTAACCGGATTCTAGAAAACTTTTTAAATTGCATAAATTTACATGTGATGCACATGTGAAGATGCGTATCAAACATATAGTGAAGGCCATACGTTCCTTGTCATAACAAGCCTTTTCTTGATTCTGCTGGTCAACTACTGAAACCGAACAAAATTTGTCATTGAATTTTGAgtagttttaaaaatatatcgaATTGATCACACCATGAAGAACAACATTTACATGGTTTGACCATGACAGCATGCTTGCACGACATGATGCAAAATGGCTAAAACTTTATCATATCTTATTATATAGATTACAATCATCGTCTTTTTATATTAGGTTAAATGTATTgggataaataaaataaaagatctTTTACAttgttaaatataataaaacattcatattttattaaaatcactTTCATGATATATGCCTTAAATTTCTAATGATTGTTGAGTGTTATTTTTTGCCCTTTCCAAGTCATTTTCTCTTCCTTGTATAGCCATGGATGTGGAGAGGATATGATCCATGTACGGAAAAGTATGCCAAAGTTTACTTCAATCTCCCTGATGTTCAAAAGGCATTCCATGCTAATGTGACAGGGGTTGTCTATCCATGGAAAACATGCAGGTGATCTTATAACTCTTATCTCTGCTTATGCACTGATGCTCAAAAATCACGACCATAATTTGTATCAGAGCTCTTCAATTTGCAGTGATATAGTTGGTAATTATTGGGCGGATTCTCCTTTATCAATGCTTCCTATTTATGAAGAACTTATAGCTGCTGGTCTTAGGATCTGGGTATTCAGGTACAAAATCCTGTTTCTTCTCCATTTCTGAATCTTATTTTCCCTTCATGTCtgattttagatattttatatatcatgcAATGATGGCCCAGAATTTATAAGAGTCAACTTTATGAATTGAAAGAGTGAAACTtgtatttctaaaaaaaattctgtGTGAAATATATATGCTTGTCTGTCCTTTGTAATGGATGAACATTTAATGGCCATTTGTTGTCTCCACTTTCAGTGGTGATACTGATTCAGTGGTTCCTGTCACTGCAACTCGTAATTCAATCGATGCTTTGAAGCTTCCGACGGTTAGAAGTTGGTACCCGTGGCATGATAGAGGAAAGGTGAGTGAGTAGAATTTACCTAACTTTGAGCACTCTTTGTTTTGTTTGTGTCTCAAATTATAGACTTTTGTACAATGTAGGAAGCATTTTATGCGTACATAGATAAATTTTTTCATGTACTAGTTTGTAAAAGATTGTTCTGTCCCCCTCCCTGAGATTTTTAAGTTTGCATTTTACAACTAGAGTTGTATACACCCTGCTTCTCACacattttattttggttttgcCTAAACATTTAGATTACGTGTATAAATCCTCTGTACTGACCCCTTTCGGAACACTGGTAGTTGTTCTATCCCGAGAATTGGCATTATGTAAATTGACTGATATCGATTGTGTTTCTTCTGCTATATGTAATGCAGGTTGGTGGTTGGAGCCAAGTGTACCAAGGATTGACATTAGTGACTGTAACTGGAGCTGGACATGAAGTCCCTCTTCATCGTCCGAGACAAGCTTTCATTCTTTTCAGATCATTTTTAGAGAACAAGCCTATGCCTACCTGAATTATGGAGGTTTTTCGACAAAAT
This window of the Primulina huaijiensis isolate GDHJ02 chromosome 3, ASM1229523v2, whole genome shotgun sequence genome carries:
- the LOC140974024 gene encoding anthranilate synthase beta subunit 2, chloroplastic-like, with the translated sequence MASLTTTPSAYLKQSLSLTGTRQISSPKTKCYSSNFTTTHHALSYSSAGIAKGTSQITSVSLVDSSSHKRTTNPIIVIDNYDSFTYNLCQYMGELGCVFEVYRNDELTIDELKGKKPRGVLISPGPGTPQDSGISLQTVLELGPTVPLFGVCMGLQCMGEAFGGKIVRSPYGVVHGKSSLVYYNEGGEDGLFAGLPNPFTAGRYHSLVIEKESFPSDVLEITAWTEDGLVMAARHKVHRHIQGVQFHPESIITAEGKTIVQNFIKLMERKEAESKKLES
- the LOC140974023 gene encoding serine carboxypeptidase-like 26, giving the protein MGYLTHSVSCVIWLLGLSFLVGKCFSLLNIEQENDRIKQLPGEPSNVGFNQYSGYVTVNQQAGRALFYWLTEVPTDRDPDSRPLVLWLNGGPGCSSIGYGASEEIGPFRINSDGKTLYLNPYSWNYLANLLFLESPAGVGFSYSNTSSDLYNAGDNRTAEDAYVFLLNWFERFPQYKCREFYIAGESYAGHYVPQLSQVVYERNKGIQNPVINFKGFLVGNAVTDDYHDYIGTFEYWWTHGLISDSTYKMLRITCDLGSATHPSTVCLKYLDISDKEMGNIDPYSIYTLPCNGTSSLNRRRSHYPWMWRGYDPCTEKYAKVYFNLPDVQKAFHANVTGVVYPWKTCSDIVGNYWADSPLSMLPIYEELIAAGLRIWVFSGDTDSVVPVTATRNSIDALKLPTVRSWYPWHDRGKVGGWSQVYQGLTLVTVTGAGHEVPLHRPRQAFILFRSFLENKPMPT